Proteins encoded by one window of Moorella humiferrea:
- a CDS encoding CooT family nickel-binding protein — MCEANAYFLKEGGEEELVFENVDRIIPREDGILMEDIFGKKKIFRARIKEMALVDHKIFLEAI; from the coding sequence ATGTGTGAGGCCAACGCCTACTTCTTGAAAGAAGGTGGAGAAGAAGAGCTGGTGTTTGAAAACGTTGACCGTATTATTCCCCGGGAAGACGGCATCCTTATGGAAGATATTTTTGGCAAAAAGAAAATCTTCCGTGCGCGCATTAAAGAAATGGCCCTGGTCGATCACAAAATCTTCCTCGAAGCCATATAA
- the tyrS gene encoding tyrosine--tRNA ligase encodes MQREVERQLKIIRRGVAEIIPEEDLKDKLERSLAEGKPLRVKLGLDPTAPDIHLGHTVVLQKLRQFQELGHQVIIIIGDFTGRIGDPTGKSETRRQLSEAEVLANAETYKEQIFKVLDPARTEVTFNSRWLANLTFTDVIQLAAKITVARMLEREDFARRYQENRPISVHEFFYPLMQGYDSVALAADVELGGTDQKFNLLMGRHLQREYGQEPQVAVMMPILPGLDGVQKMSKSLGNYIGINEPPKEMYGKTMSLPDELMLTYFELVTTVSLEELEEIRKGLADGTLHPRDAKMRLAREIVGLYHGEAAALEAEEEFRKVFQLGDLPQDIPEVEVKETQIWLPRLMVQAGLAPSTSEARRLIRQGAVRIDGQRLDDPDAELVVRDGAVLKAGKRKFVRLRRG; translated from the coding sequence TTGCAACGAGAAGTAGAGCGACAGCTTAAGATTATACGTCGTGGTGTGGCAGAAATTATTCCGGAGGAAGACCTTAAAGATAAGCTGGAGCGTTCCCTTGCGGAGGGAAAACCTTTAAGGGTGAAATTGGGTCTGGATCCGACGGCACCGGACATTCACCTGGGACATACTGTGGTGCTCCAGAAGCTGCGCCAGTTTCAGGAACTGGGGCATCAGGTGATCATTATCATCGGCGACTTTACCGGAAGGATCGGAGACCCTACCGGCAAATCAGAAACCAGGCGGCAGCTTTCGGAAGCAGAAGTACTCGCCAATGCCGAAACCTATAAGGAGCAGATCTTTAAAGTCCTGGATCCGGCCCGTACGGAAGTGACTTTTAACAGCCGCTGGCTGGCAAACTTAACCTTTACCGACGTTATTCAACTGGCGGCAAAAATAACGGTGGCCAGGATGCTGGAAAGGGAAGATTTTGCCCGGCGCTATCAAGAAAACCGGCCGATAAGCGTTCACGAATTCTTTTATCCATTGATGCAGGGTTACGATTCCGTCGCCTTGGCCGCCGACGTCGAGTTGGGAGGGACGGACCAGAAGTTCAACCTCCTGATGGGCCGTCATTTACAGCGGGAATACGGTCAAGAACCTCAGGTGGCCGTCATGATGCCAATTCTGCCCGGGCTTGACGGAGTGCAGAAGATGAGCAAGAGCCTGGGCAATTATATCGGCATCAATGAACCGCCGAAAGAGATGTACGGAAAGACCATGTCTTTGCCCGACGAGCTGATGCTTACCTATTTTGAGCTAGTGACCACAGTTTCCCTTGAGGAGCTGGAAGAGATAAGGAAAGGCCTGGCAGATGGCACTTTGCACCCGCGGGACGCGAAGATGCGCCTTGCCCGGGAAATAGTGGGCCTCTACCACGGCGAAGCTGCGGCCCTGGAGGCAGAAGAGGAATTCCGCAAAGTTTTTCAATTGGGCGACCTGCCGCAGGACATACCGGAGGTTGAGGTTAAAGAGACGCAAATTTGGTTACCGCGGTTAATGGTTCAGGCCGGATTAGCACCCAGTACAAGTGAAGCCCGGCGTCTGATCCGCCAGGGGGCCGTAAGAATTGACGGTCAACGTTTGGACGACCCCGATGCCGAGTTAGTAGTTCGGGACGGTGCGGTTCTTAAGGCCGGTAAACGCAAATTTGTACGCCTGCGCCGCGGTTAA
- the cysK gene encoding cysteine synthase A — MQIADDITRLIGKTPVVKLQRLAENGADVYVKLEYFNPGASVKDRIALGMVEAAEAEGRLKPGSTIVEPTSGNTGIGLAMIAAVRGYRLIIVMPETMSIERRKLLAAYGAEFILTPGHLGMKGAVEKAQELVRENPDYFMPQQFENPANPEIHRRTTAREILEQMGKELDAFVAGVGTGGTITGVGEVLKREIPGIKIIAVEPAASPVLSGGRPGPHKIQGIGAGFVPSVLRTDLLDEIITVSNEDAIMTARNLARKEGLLVGISSGAAVYAALQVARTLGRGKKVLVIAPDTGERYLSTELFKMA, encoded by the coding sequence ATGCAGATAGCCGACGACATTACCAGGTTGATTGGCAAGACACCGGTGGTGAAGCTGCAGCGCCTGGCGGAAAACGGGGCGGACGTGTATGTAAAACTGGAATATTTTAACCCCGGGGCCAGTGTGAAGGACAGGATAGCCCTCGGTATGGTGGAAGCCGCGGAGGCGGAAGGCAGGCTTAAACCGGGGTCCACCATTGTAGAACCGACCAGCGGGAACACCGGAATAGGTTTGGCCATGATCGCCGCCGTTCGCGGCTATCGTTTAATCATTGTCATGCCGGAAACCATGAGCATTGAGCGGCGCAAGCTCCTGGCGGCTTATGGCGCGGAATTTATTCTTACCCCGGGGCATTTGGGTATGAAAGGCGCCGTGGAAAAGGCCCAGGAGCTGGTCCGGGAAAATCCCGATTATTTTATGCCTCAGCAGTTTGAGAACCCGGCCAATCCTGAAATCCACCGTCGTACCACCGCCCGGGAGATCCTGGAGCAAATGGGTAAGGAGCTGGATGCCTTTGTGGCCGGAGTGGGTACAGGTGGGACCATTACCGGCGTCGGCGAAGTTCTAAAAAGGGAAATTCCGGGTATAAAGATAATTGCCGTGGAACCGGCTGCTTCACCCGTCCTTTCCGGAGGCAGGCCCGGTCCCCATAAAATTCAAGGCATCGGGGCCGGTTTTGTACCGTCGGTTCTTCGCACGGATTTACTCGATGAAATCATAACCGTTTCCAATGAAGACGCCATCATGACTGCCAGGAATCTGGCGCGGAAGGAAGGTCTGCTGGTAGGCATATCTTCCGGTGCGGCAGTATATGCCGCCCTGCAGGTGGCCAGGACCCTGGGACGAGGAAAAAAAGTACTGGTCATCGCCCCCGATACGGGCGAACGTTATTTGAGCACCGAACTCTTTAAAATGGCATAA
- a CDS encoding DUF3842 family protein: MRIAVVDGQGGGIGRHITIKLREELDPEVEILALGTNAAATVAMLKAGANEGATGERAIIYNAPRVDAITGSVAIILADAMLGEVTPAVAAAIAASPARKFLLPINKAGVEIIGVTPEPLPHLIDALARRLKTFCEGGCRRDV, translated from the coding sequence CTGCGTATAGCCGTAGTGGACGGTCAGGGAGGCGGCATCGGCAGGCATATCACCATTAAACTCAGGGAAGAACTGGACCCGGAAGTAGAAATCCTGGCCCTGGGGACCAATGCGGCCGCGACAGTGGCCATGTTAAAAGCCGGAGCCAATGAAGGAGCGACCGGAGAACGGGCCATTATCTATAACGCTCCCCGGGTGGACGCCATAACCGGTTCGGTGGCGATTATCCTCGCCGATGCCATGCTCGGGGAAGTGACGCCGGCCGTAGCGGCGGCCATCGCCGCCAGTCCGGCGCGCAAATTTCTGCTCCCTATAAACAAGGCCGGCGTTGAGATAATCGGTGTAACGCCTGAGCCCCTGCCCCATTTGATCGACGCCCTTGCGAGGCGTCTAAAAACCTTTTGTGAAGGAGGTTGCCGCAGAGATGTGTGA
- the yunB gene encoding sporulation protein YunB: protein MRRRWRRPGRWRPLGPVFLAVAAGLVFLTLLEWRLHLAMERIADAQARWTATDAIQGAVLDKITGQVNYNNLIKPESGNGQIVFMQADALSISRLQAEAQLAIQERLTQLKSKTYYLPLGQILGMKLLAAYGPPVPLRFIPMGTVNVDIGDTFEAAGINQTRHRIYLHVESEVQVIAPLFKKDVFVTATIPVAEAIIVGPVPQTYISLSSELLKGILRTPQF, encoded by the coding sequence TTGCGGCGGCGGTGGCGGCGGCCGGGGCGTTGGCGACCGTTGGGGCCGGTATTTCTAGCCGTGGCGGCAGGGCTGGTGTTCCTTACTCTGCTGGAATGGCGCCTGCACCTGGCCATGGAGAGGATTGCCGATGCCCAGGCCCGGTGGACGGCCACCGACGCTATTCAGGGGGCTGTTTTAGATAAAATAACCGGCCAGGTAAATTATAACAACTTGATTAAACCGGAAAGCGGCAACGGGCAAATAGTTTTCATGCAGGCCGACGCCTTAAGCATCAGCCGCCTTCAGGCCGAGGCCCAACTGGCCATTCAGGAACGCCTGACCCAGCTAAAAAGCAAGACCTATTATCTACCCTTAGGCCAGATCCTGGGGATGAAATTGCTGGCCGCCTACGGGCCGCCGGTGCCCCTGCGCTTTATCCCTATGGGAACCGTCAACGTCGACATAGGGGATACTTTTGAAGCGGCCGGCATCAACCAGACGCGCCACCGAATTTATCTTCATGTGGAAAGCGAAGTTCAGGTAATAGCGCCTTTGTTTAAAAAGGACGTTTTTGTTACCGCCACTATACCGGTGGCCGAAGCAATAATCGTGGGCCCCGTACCGCAGACCTATATCTCCCTGAGTTCCGAGTTATTAAAGGGAATCTTGCGGACACCCCAATTTTAA